A window from Culex pipiens pallens isolate TS chromosome 3, TS_CPP_V2, whole genome shotgun sequence encodes these proteins:
- the LOC120413779 gene encoding protein HBS1 has translation MSRHRNVRTMNYDDEYDDDDDYLGHSVEDDCISPTDAQQWMYDRAKGQQSISAFLANNRDIEEEDDDGLEAERCAGLHTRRDSECYQLPELNDEDRVRLNSCMDEIRNIVGESVTDKQLVEAIMKHGYNFDLALDDVLNSTKTPSTASVRSPIVTAAAKTVPKMIEKGIGDRLLEKSDKLLAVKAPAADVVKPSILVTPTAKKTANVTMGFEISSPRVQSPSVSGRNTPEITNANNQTPKPLPKELQRNGLELFKKERGADKQHIHMVVIGHVDAGKSTLMGHLLCDTGNIPQRVMHKNEQESKKMGKQSFMYAWVLDETGEERERGITMDVGSSRFETPNKTITLLDAPGHKDFIPNMISGANQADVALLVVDATRGEFETGFEQGGQTREHALLVRSLGVNQLGVVVNKLDTVNWSKERFDEIVGKLRFFLKQAGFKDSDVTYVPCSGLTGQNLVKDPTDGELLKWYKGPTLLKVIDAFKTPARSVDKPFRMSISDIFKGTGSGFCISGRIESGVVCVNDRVLVCPSKEQAVVKNITIDELQYTTCFAGDQVSITLANVEAANMAIGFILSDIHAPIPLATRIRARIVVFNIKVPITMGYPVLLHHQSLIEPATIHKLKAQLHKGTGEVVKKNPRCLGNNSCALVDIEFQRPVCMERYADCKELGRIMLRVSGVTIAAGLVTDIVK, from the exons ATGTCTCGTCATCGGAATGTCCGGACGATGAACTACGACGATG AgtacgacgatgacgacgattaCCTCGGTCATTCGGTGGAGGACGACTGCATTTCGCCGACGGACGCCCAGCAGTGGATGTACGACCGGGCCAAGGGACAGCAGAGCATTTCCGCCTTCCTGGCCAACAATCGGGACATcgaggaggaggacgacgaTGGGCTGGAAGCGGAGCGGTGTGCCGGTCTGCATACGCGGCGCGATTCGGAG tGTTACCAGCTGCCGGAACTGAACGACGAAGATCGGGTTCGTTTGAACTCCTGCATGGACGAGATCAGAAACATTGTTGGCGAATCCGTCACGGACAAGCAGCTGGTGGAGGCCATCATGAAGCACGGCTACAACTTTGATCTGGCGCTGGACGACGTGCTGAACAGCACCAAAACTCCGTCGACGGCCAGCGTGAGATCGCCGATCGTGACGGCGGCGGCCAAAACCGTCCCGAAAATGATCGAAAAAG GCATTGGCGATCGTCTGCTGGAAAAGTCCGACAAACTGCTCGCCGTCAAGGCTCCGGCCGCAGACGTCGTCAAACCTTCCATTCTGGTGACGCCAACGGCGAAAAAGACCGCCAACGTAACGATGGGCTTCGAAATCAGCAGCCCGCGCGTCCAGTCGCCCTCGGTGTCCGGCCGGAACACCCCGGAAATAACAAACGCCAACAACCAAACGCCCAAACCACTTCCGAAGGAGCTGCAACGGAACGGATTGGAACTGTTCAAGAAGGAGCGTGGCGCGGACAAACAGCACATTCACATGGTTGTGATTGGCCACGTGGACGCCGGGAAGAGTACGTTGATGGGACACTTGCTGTGCGACACCGGAAATATTCCCCAGCGGGTGATGCACAAGAACGAGCAGGAAAGCAAGAAGATGGGCAAGCAGAGCTTCATGTACGCGTGGGTTCTCGATGAGACCGGAGAGGAACGCGAGCGGGGCATCACCATGGACGTCGGGAGTTCCCGGTTCGAGACGCCGAACAAGACG ATTACCCTACTGGACGCCCCTGGCCACAAAGACTTTATCCCAAACATGATCTCGGGAGCGAATCAGGCGGACGTGGCACTGCTCGTGGTCGATGCCACCCGGGGTGAGTTCGAGACGGGCTTCGAACAAGGCGGTCAAACTCGGGAGCACGCGCTGCTGGTGCGTTCCCTTGGCGTTAACCAACTGGGCGTCGTTGTCAACAAGCTGGACACGGTCAACTGGTCCAAGGAGCGATTCGACGAAATTGTTGGAAAGCTTAGGTTCTTCTTGAAGCAAGCCGGCTTCAAAGATTCCGACGTGACGTACGTGCCCTGCTCGGGGCTTACGGGGCAAAACCTGGTTAAGGATCCAACCGACGGCGAGCTGCTCAAGTGGTACAAGGGACCGACGCTGCTGAAGGTGATTG ATGCCTTCAAAACCCCAGCCCGTTCCGTCGACAAACCGTTCCGCATGTCAATCTCGGACATTTTCAAGGGCACCGGCTCCGGCTTCTGTATCTCCGGTCGGATCGAGTCCGGTGTGGTGTGCGTAAATGATCGCGTGCTCGTGTGTCCCAGCAAGGAGCAAGCCGTGGTCAAGAACATAACCATCGACGAGCTGCAATACACGACCTGTTTCGCGGGCGATCAGGTCTCGATCACGTTGGCCAACGTCGAAGCGGCCAACATGGCGATTGGCTTTATACTCAGCGATATCCACGCACCGATTCCTCTGGCAACGCGCATCCGGGCTCGGATCGTGGTGTTCAACATTAAAGTTCCAATCACGATGGGCTATCCGGTGCTCCTTCATCACCAATCTCTCATCGAACCGGCTACGATCCACAAACTTAAAGCGCAACTCCACAAAGGAACCGGCGAGGTGGTCAAGAAGAACCCTCGCTGCCTGGGCAATAACTCGTGCGCCCTGGTCGATATCGAGTTTCAGCGGCCGGTTTGTATGGAACGGTACGCGGATTGCAAGGAACTCGGCCGGATTATGCTGCGGGTCAGTGGAGTGACGATCGCGGCGGGACTCGTGACGGACATTGTTAAATGA
- the LOC120413790 gene encoding peptidyl-prolyl cis-trans isomerase NIMA-interacting 4 — protein sequence MPPKKDAKGGSKQASGGKGGGSGGKKGGAGEAKEKKGTNTAIKVRHILCEKQSKILEAMEKLKEGQPFNVVATAYSEDKATKGGDLGWQPRGAMVGPFQDAAFELPISTIGTPRYTDPPIKTKFGYHIIMVEGKK from the exons ATGCCCCCGAAAAAGGACGCAAAAGGTGGCTCCAAGCAGGCATCCGGTGGCAAGGGAGGCGGTTCCGGTGGCAAAAAGGGTGGTGCCGGCGAAG CCAAGGAGAAGAAGGGCACCAATACGGCGATTAAGGTGCGTCACATTCTGTGCGAAAAGCAGAGCAAGATCCTGGAAGCGATGGAAAAGCTGAAGGAGGGTCAGCCGTTCAACGTGGTGGCCACGGCGTACAGCGAGGATAAAGCTACCAAGGGGGGCGATCTGGGTTGGCAGCCGCGCGGAGCGATGGTGGGACCGTTTCAGGATGCGGCCTTTGAGCTGCCAATCTCTACGATCGGTACGCCCCGATATACGGATCCTCCGATAAAGACTAAATTTGGCTATCACATTATTATGGTTGAAGGGAAGAAATAA
- the LOC120413788 gene encoding protein-cysteine N-palmitoyltransferase Rasp — MKIGSVQITIDTAICVVLYVSCLFYSFYKNYLISNDTLQNYYYLEEGWSIFPGRRRDDYDWEWEIGKKSAVGNLWIFALHAVLFEVVRIMRFRHVSAALAVFGSGVVFYVYGYKVLVIMLLQNVTFFAVSYSKSTVGLWLKALFWIAVINSVKLLYFYDQLNVLLGIDNDKLLEFSIIISWNVIKCTCFCIDRCKPKDDGSRYRLVDLLGYSFYFPLLLHGPVIIYDRFKDCLKVRSPFENLNTFRRAKQLVLQLLLCFFWALVMEAGQHFFYINIIQLDLKLLHKINLWVLYGCGYLMGQFFYVKYVVFYGIGIAFGRFDGVDMPQKPICIGRVHLYSDMWKFFDRGLYEFLFRYIYTQLCTKTSSGARKIMASSITFVFIYIWHGLYTFIMIWSTLNWICIVMEGFVKKFFGHSKQLAAFIGTHVFVLSVLSNFFFFAREEVGYIYLQRTYYENVNNYLALYAVAYCFFRTGEWIKSVEGDRRGPLKKAF, encoded by the exons atgaaaattgggtCCGTCCAGATTACGATTGATACGGCGATTTGCGTTGTGTTGTACGTGTCTTGCTTGTTTTATTcgttttacaaaaattacctgATAAGTAATG ACACTCTCCAAAACTACTACTACCTCGAGGAAGGTTGGTCAATCTTTCCGGGCCGGCGCCGCGATGACTACGACTGGGAGTGGGAGATCGGCAAGAAGTCCGCCGTCGGAAATCTGTGGATTTTCGCGCTGCACGCCGTCCTGTTTGAGGTGGTGCGAATCATGCGCTTCCGGCACGTGTCGGCTGCGCTGGCCGTCTTTGGCAGCGGTGTGGTGTTCTACGTGTACGGGTACAAGGTTCTGGTGATTATGCTGCTGCAGAACGTTACGTTCTTTGCCGTAAGTTACAGCAAGAGTACGGTTGGATTGTGGCTGAAGGCACTTTTTTGGATCGCGGTCATCAACAGTGTgaaattgttgtatttttacGATCAGCTGAACGTTCTGCTTGGAATCGACAACGATAAGCTGCTCGAGTTCAGCATCATAATTTCGTGGAACGTGATCAAGTGCACGTGCTTCTGCATTGATCGGTGCAAACCCAAAGACGATGGATCTCGCTACCGGTTGGTAGATTTGCTGGGCTATTCGTTTTACTTTCCACTGCTACTGCACGGTCCTGTGATAATTTACGATCGGTTTAAAGACTGTTTGAAAGTGCGATCTCCGTTTGAAAACTTGAACACTTTTCGGCGCGCAAAGCAACTGGTTCTCCAACTGCTTCTTTGTTTCTTCTGGGCGCTTGTAATGGAAGCTGGGCAGCACTTTTTCTACATCAACATCATTCAACTTGATTTGAAG CTCCTACATAAAATCAACCTTTGGGTTCTGTACGGTTGCGGCTACCTGATGGGCCAGTTCTTCTACGTCAAGTATGTCGTCTTTTACGGAATCGGAATCGCGTTCGGCAGGTTCGACGGCGTTGACATGCCCCAGAAGCCCATCTGCATTGGGCGCGTTCATCTCTACTCGGACATGTGGAAGTTCTTTGATCGCGGCCTGTACGAGTTCCTGTTCCGATACATTTACAcccaactgtgcacgaaaactTCTTCCGGAGCGCGCAAAATTATGGCCAGCTCGATCACGTTCGTGTTCATCTACATCTGGCACGGGCTGTACACGTTCATCATGATTTGGAGCACGCTCAACTGGATCTGCATAGTGATGGAAGGATTCGTGAAAAAGTTCTTCGGTCACAGCAAACAGCTGGCCGCCTTCATCGGAACGCACGTTTTCGTCCTATCGGTACTGTCCAACTTTTTCTTCTTCGCCCGCGAAGAGGTCGGCTACATCTACTTGCAGCGAACTTATTACGAAAATGTTAACAACTACCTTGCGCTGTACGCCGTGGCGTACTGCTTCTTCCGCACCGGCGAATGGATCAAATCCGTCGAGGGTGACCGACGAGGACCATTAAAGAAAgccttttga